A stretch of the Dechloromonas sp. TW-R-39-2 genome encodes the following:
- the nirD gene encoding nitrite reductase small subunit NirD, with amino-acid sequence MSNWKLICPLEDIPQLGSRIVKPSTGGDIAIFRTSDDQVFAMHDKCPHKGGPLSQGIVHGKRVTCPLHGWNIGLEDGHAVAPDVGSCTKFEVKVEGGQVFLSV; translated from the coding sequence ATGAGTAACTGGAAACTGATTTGCCCGCTGGAAGATATCCCGCAACTTGGCTCGCGCATCGTCAAGCCATCGACTGGCGGCGACATCGCCATCTTTCGCACCTCGGATGATCAAGTCTTTGCCATGCACGACAAATGCCCGCACAAGGGCGGCCCGTTGTCGCAGGGCATCGTGCACGGCAAGCGGGTGACCTGCCCGCTGCATGGCTGGAATATCGGCCTTGAAGACGGTCACGCCGTTGCGCCGGATGTTGGCTCATGCACCAAATTCGAGGTCAAGGTCGAGGGCGGACAGGTCTTCCTGTCGGTCTGA